In Dermatophilus congolensis, a genomic segment contains:
- a CDS encoding PucR family transcriptional regulator yields the protein MSPDQSRPTQIRTNTLDAITASTDHITAAVRSCLEERLAWYSRLPADTRSWVGILAQSAIRAFIAWYRAGQREGESFASVFSLAPRELTRSISLSQTVELTRTVVSVVEEHVMALAAADEIDAVRAAVATFSREVAFSAARAYAVAAESRGAWDARMESLVVDAVMRGEYDDDVVSRAATIGWHDRHSVFVVVGETPHAADEAVDQMRSHLRRQRIDSLFSVQGRRLVLMIGGAENPGKTVSELSHCFGPGPLVYGPSVAHLMTANKSAHAALAGSRACPGWVNAPRPVAAEELLPERILDGDVTARRHLVDHVFTPLDALGNGLLETADSYLRCGRSVEATARSLFVHANTVRYRLSRIEEHIGYDLTNPREAYVVEVALTVGRLEAAAASRADDGATRQ from the coding sequence ATGTCGCCGGATCAATCACGCCCGACGCAGATCCGAACCAACACCCTCGATGCCATTACTGCCTCAACAGACCACATCACGGCCGCAGTGCGCAGCTGTCTAGAAGAGCGGCTCGCGTGGTACTCGCGTTTACCCGCAGATACCCGCTCATGGGTGGGGATTCTTGCCCAGTCCGCTATTCGTGCGTTCATTGCCTGGTACCGAGCCGGACAACGCGAAGGTGAATCATTTGCCTCAGTGTTCTCGCTAGCACCGCGAGAACTCACCCGATCCATCAGCCTGAGCCAAACCGTAGAGCTCACCCGCACCGTGGTCTCAGTCGTGGAAGAACACGTGATGGCGCTGGCAGCCGCAGATGAAATCGATGCGGTACGTGCAGCCGTAGCAACATTCTCTCGCGAAGTCGCATTCTCAGCCGCCCGCGCCTACGCCGTCGCAGCCGAATCCCGCGGAGCCTGGGATGCCCGAATGGAATCCCTCGTCGTGGATGCGGTTATGCGCGGCGAATACGACGATGATGTCGTCTCACGGGCAGCCACGATCGGCTGGCACGACCGACACAGCGTGTTCGTTGTCGTGGGAGAAACCCCCCACGCTGCTGACGAAGCCGTTGACCAGATGCGCTCCCACCTACGACGGCAACGAATAGATTCTCTTTTTTCTGTACAAGGACGCCGACTGGTTTTGATGATCGGCGGCGCCGAGAACCCTGGAAAAACCGTCAGCGAACTCTCGCACTGCTTCGGGCCAGGACCACTGGTGTACGGGCCGAGCGTTGCGCACCTGATGACAGCAAACAAATCTGCCCATGCCGCGCTCGCAGGAAGCCGTGCATGCCCAGGGTGGGTGAATGCACCTCGACCAGTAGCTGCCGAGGAGTTGTTGCCCGAGCGGATCCTTGATGGTGATGTCACGGCGCGCAGGCATCTGGTTGACCATGTTTTTACCCCCCTAGATGCCTTAGGTAACGGGCTGTTGGAAACAGCCGACAGTTATTTGCGCTGCGGCCGCAGCGTGGAGGCCACTGCGCGCTCATTGTTCGTCCACGCCAATACGGTCCGGTACCGGCTTTCTCGTATTGAAGAACACATTGGCTACGACCTCACTAACCCGCGTGAGGCGTATGTCGTGGAAGTAGCCCTGACCGTGGGACGCCTCGAGGCTGCGGCAGCAAGCCGTGCAGATGATGGGGCAACTCGTCAGTAA
- a CDS encoding glycerophosphodiester phosphodiesterase: MKRTCARIFATAAAVGLLTATATVAHAFQPGEYHSPESEGTAMRSPLVIAHRGASGYRPEHTLAAYELAVQYGADYIEPDLVSTKDGVLVDRHEPEISGTTDVAQRPEFAQRKKTVTIDGEKMTGWFTEDFTLAELKTLRAKERLPYRHRSARYNGRYQVPTYREVLELRARLSAKYKRPIGVIPEIKHSTYHRQIGLPLEKKVVAETTRFGLNRPGAPMWIQSFELTNLRDLKSKYGYRANTTFLTASKGGPADLAARGTTYTELLKPASLARLARSVDGISPEKVQIIPRTSAGTLGKPTSLVADAHKARLKVIPWTFRNENTFLPKEYRVGTKDSQYGRGRDEIVTYLKTGIDGFFTDQPDTGYQAREQLRRSKS; this comes from the coding sequence ATGAAACGCACCTGCGCACGTATTTTCGCCACTGCGGCGGCTGTTGGCCTTCTCACTGCTACGGCCACCGTTGCCCACGCTTTTCAGCCGGGGGAGTACCACTCTCCTGAGTCAGAAGGCACCGCAATGCGCTCACCTTTGGTGATTGCTCACCGTGGTGCCTCTGGGTACCGTCCCGAACACACGCTGGCCGCCTACGAGCTAGCTGTTCAGTACGGCGCCGACTATATCGAGCCTGATCTTGTTTCCACCAAAGATGGTGTGTTGGTTGATCGGCATGAGCCTGAGATCAGCGGAACCACCGATGTTGCTCAACGTCCTGAATTCGCCCAGCGTAAGAAAACCGTCACGATCGACGGCGAAAAAATGACCGGCTGGTTCACTGAAGACTTCACACTCGCGGAGCTGAAAACTCTCCGCGCTAAAGAACGACTTCCGTACCGTCACCGTTCGGCGCGGTACAACGGCCGCTATCAGGTGCCTACGTACCGTGAAGTGCTTGAACTGCGTGCACGGTTGAGCGCGAAGTACAAACGCCCTATTGGTGTTATCCCCGAAATTAAGCATTCCACGTATCACCGTCAGATCGGGTTGCCGTTGGAGAAAAAGGTTGTGGCCGAGACAACTCGCTTCGGCCTGAACCGTCCGGGGGCTCCTATGTGGATTCAGTCTTTTGAGTTGACGAATCTGCGCGATTTGAAGAGCAAGTATGGTTACCGCGCCAACACCACTTTCCTCACTGCCTCTAAGGGCGGCCCAGCTGACCTTGCTGCGCGCGGAACCACCTACACCGAGCTACTCAAGCCTGCCTCACTAGCACGTCTTGCCCGTAGTGTTGATGGCATCAGTCCTGAGAAGGTGCAGATTATTCCGCGTACTTCTGCAGGTACCTTGGGCAAACCGACTTCTTTGGTTGCTGATGCGCACAAAGCACGCCTGAAAGTCATCCCATGGACGTTCCGCAATGAGAACACGTTCTTGCCTAAGGAGTACCGCGTCGGCACGAAGGACAGCCAGTACGGCCGCGGACGCGACGAAATCGTCACCTACCTCAAAACCGGTATCGATGGGTTCTTCACCGACCAGCCTGACACCGGCTACCAGGCACGTGAGCAGCTTCGGCGCAGCAAAAGTTGA
- the aceE gene encoding pyruvate dehydrogenase (acetyl-transferring), homodimeric type, which produces MSSEESGPIINGLPSRLPDVDPEETAEWLESMDAVLRNGGTQRARYLMLRMMQHARENEVGVPTTRTTDYVNTIPIEQEPWFPGDEDMERAFRRLVRWNAAVLVHRAQRPGIGVGGHISTYASAASLYEVGLNHFFRGQDHPGGGDQIFFQGHASPGMYARAFLEGRLGEDRLDGFRQEKSHIVSGNIEAIPSYPHPRSMGDFWQFPTVSMGLGPINAIYQAQFNRYLHNRGIKDTSQQHVWAFLGDGEMDEVESRGALQWAAGEELDNLTFVVNCNLQRLDGPVRGNGKIIQELESYFAGAGWNVIKLIWGRGWDELLAADSQGALREVMNTTLDGDFQTFRANDGKYVRDHFFGRDPRTLKMVENWSDEDIWWKLKRGGHDYRKIYAAYDRAMKHTGQPTVILAHTIKGYTLGSHFAGRNATHQMKKLALDDLKALRDTLHIPFTDEQLEKDPYLPPYYNPGPDDERVQYALERRRQLGGFVPERRSKHTPVHLPDDAAYKVAKKGSGKQQVATTMAFVRLLKDLMRDKEFGKRVVPIIPDEARTFGMDSFFPTAKIYNPHGQNYTSVDAELMLAYKESPQGQLLHLGINEAGSLAAFTAAGSSYSTHGEPMLPIYIFYSMFGFQRTADAIWAAADQLSRGFLIGATAGRTTLTGEGLQHMDGHSPLFAATNPGVVSYDPAYGYEIAHIVQDGMRRMFGEEGDAGEDVIYYLTVYNEPIVQPKEPENVDVDGILRGMYLLKSGTDAGAKEDAPRVQLLASGVGVPWALEAQELLREDWGVNADVWSVTSWTELRREALECDNEQLRDPGKERRTPYITQCLAEAPGPVIATSDYMRQVQDQIGPWVPQKYYALGADGFGFSDTRAAARRFFNIDGPSMAVQALIALAEEGKVGADVPVTAAREYKLDDPSAGSSGNAGGDA; this is translated from the coding sequence GTGTCTTCCGAAGAATCAGGACCGATCATCAACGGTCTGCCCAGTCGACTCCCGGATGTAGATCCGGAGGAGACCGCCGAATGGCTCGAGTCGATGGATGCGGTGCTCCGTAATGGAGGCACCCAGCGGGCTCGTTACCTGATGCTGCGGATGATGCAGCACGCCCGCGAAAACGAGGTTGGTGTGCCCACCACGCGCACCACCGACTACGTGAACACGATTCCGATCGAGCAAGAGCCGTGGTTCCCCGGCGACGAGGACATGGAGCGGGCATTCCGTCGCCTCGTGCGCTGGAACGCAGCTGTGCTGGTACACCGGGCGCAGCGTCCCGGAATCGGCGTTGGCGGACACATCTCCACCTACGCATCGGCAGCTTCGCTGTACGAGGTCGGTCTCAACCACTTCTTCCGCGGCCAGGACCACCCCGGCGGTGGTGATCAGATCTTCTTCCAGGGTCACGCTTCCCCGGGCATGTACGCCCGTGCCTTCCTCGAAGGACGCCTGGGCGAAGACCGTCTTGACGGCTTCCGTCAGGAGAAGAGCCACATCGTCAGCGGCAACATCGAGGCAATCCCCTCGTACCCGCACCCGCGCAGCATGGGCGATTTCTGGCAGTTCCCGACCGTGTCGATGGGTCTGGGACCGATCAACGCGATCTACCAGGCACAGTTCAACCGCTACCTGCACAACCGCGGCATCAAGGACACCTCCCAGCAGCACGTGTGGGCGTTCCTCGGTGACGGTGAAATGGACGAGGTCGAAAGCCGTGGTGCCCTGCAGTGGGCAGCGGGTGAAGAGCTCGACAACCTCACCTTTGTCGTCAACTGCAACCTGCAGCGCCTAGACGGACCGGTGCGCGGTAACGGCAAGATCATCCAGGAGCTGGAGTCCTACTTCGCCGGCGCAGGCTGGAACGTCATCAAGCTGATTTGGGGTCGTGGCTGGGATGAGCTCCTCGCTGCCGACAGCCAGGGTGCGCTGCGCGAGGTTATGAACACCACTCTCGACGGTGACTTCCAGACCTTCCGCGCCAACGACGGTAAGTACGTACGTGACCACTTCTTCGGGCGCGACCCGCGCACCCTGAAGATGGTCGAGAACTGGTCTGACGAAGACATCTGGTGGAAGCTCAAGCGTGGTGGCCACGACTACCGCAAGATCTACGCCGCCTACGACCGTGCGATGAAGCACACCGGCCAACCGACCGTCATTCTCGCCCACACCATTAAGGGCTACACGCTCGGTTCTCACTTCGCGGGCCGTAACGCTACGCACCAGATGAAGAAACTCGCGCTTGATGACCTGAAGGCGCTGCGCGACACCCTGCACATCCCGTTCACGGACGAGCAGCTGGAGAAAGACCCCTACCTGCCTCCGTACTACAACCCCGGCCCGGACGATGAGCGCGTGCAGTACGCCCTCGAACGTCGCCGTCAGCTCGGTGGTTTCGTTCCGGAGCGCCGCAGCAAGCACACCCCGGTGCACCTGCCCGACGACGCGGCATACAAGGTCGCTAAGAAGGGTTCAGGTAAGCAGCAGGTTGCCACCACCATGGCATTCGTTCGCTTGCTCAAGGACCTCATGCGGGACAAAGAATTCGGCAAACGTGTTGTGCCGATCATCCCCGACGAGGCCCGCACGTTCGGTATGGACTCGTTCTTCCCGACCGCGAAGATCTACAACCCGCACGGCCAGAACTACACCTCGGTGGACGCTGAGCTGATGCTGGCTTACAAGGAGTCCCCACAGGGTCAGCTCCTACACCTGGGTATCAACGAGGCCGGTTCGTTGGCCGCGTTCACCGCCGCAGGTTCGTCGTACTCCACGCACGGTGAGCCCATGTTGCCGATCTACATCTTCTACTCGATGTTCGGCTTCCAGCGAACGGCTGACGCTATCTGGGCAGCTGCCGACCAGTTGAGCCGAGGCTTCCTTATCGGCGCCACCGCAGGACGGACCACCCTCACCGGTGAAGGCCTGCAGCACATGGACGGCCACAGCCCGCTGTTCGCAGCCACGAACCCGGGCGTCGTCTCCTATGACCCGGCATACGGCTACGAGATCGCACACATCGTCCAGGACGGTATGCGTCGCATGTTCGGCGAAGAAGGCGACGCCGGCGAAGACGTCATCTACTACCTGACCGTCTACAACGAGCCCATCGTGCAACCCAAGGAGCCGGAGAACGTCGACGTCGACGGCATCCTGCGCGGTATGTACCTGCTTAAGTCCGGCACCGACGCAGGCGCCAAAGAAGACGCACCTCGTGTGCAGCTGCTGGCTTCCGGTGTTGGTGTTCCGTGGGCGCTCGAGGCCCAGGAACTCCTCCGCGAAGACTGGGGAGTCAACGCTGACGTCTGGTCGGTCACCTCGTGGACCGAGCTGCGCCGCGAAGCTCTGGAATGCGACAACGAGCAGCTGCGCGACCCGGGCAAGGAACGCCGCACGCCCTACATCACGCAGTGCCTCGCCGAAGCTCCCGGCCCGGTCATCGCAACCAGCGACTACATGCGCCAGGTGCAGGACCAGATCGGCCCATGGGTGCCGCAGAAGTACTACGCGCTGGGCGCAGACGGATTCGGTTTCTCCGACACCCGTGCAGCCGCTCGCCGCTTCTTCAACATCGACGGTCCTTCCATGGCAGTCCAGGCGCTCATCGCCTTGGCTGAAGAAGGCAAGGTCGGCGCTGACGTCCCCGTGACCGCAGCACGCGAGTACAAGCTCGACGACCCCTCCGCCGGATCTTCCGGTAACGCTGGCGGCGACGCCTGA
- a CDS encoding DUF3052 domain-containing protein yields the protein MATSAQNGHLSKLGFGNGDIVMEFGYDDDVDDNLRMEIEDLIDGDLEDEDFEEVVDAVLVWWRDGDGDLTDNLVDAVSALGPNGFIVLLSPKVGRDGEVDPVEIAEAAETAGLNASVSTNLTPQWSATRLVAPKNAAKR from the coding sequence GTGGCAACGTCCGCACAGAACGGACATCTGAGCAAGCTTGGCTTCGGCAATGGCGACATCGTCATGGAGTTCGGCTACGACGACGACGTCGATGACAACCTCCGCATGGAGATCGAGGACCTCATTGATGGTGACCTCGAAGACGAAGACTTCGAGGAGGTTGTTGACGCGGTTCTCGTTTGGTGGCGCGATGGCGACGGCGACCTGACAGACAACCTCGTCGATGCCGTATCAGCTTTGGGGCCTAACGGATTCATTGTGTTGCTCTCTCCGAAGGTGGGCAGAGATGGTGAAGTCGACCCCGTCGAGATTGCTGAAGCGGCTGAAACTGCCGGGCTCAATGCCTCAGTGAGCACCAACCTGACCCCTCAGTGGTCCGCTACGCGCCTGGTTGCCCCCAAGAACGCAGCTAAACGCTGA
- a CDS encoding peroxiredoxin — protein sequence MCDKTQIPEIGEYIADFTAHDQHGAVVSLERLRRQTAVLVVFIPYAFSGICQGELDEIRDNYEQFRSEHVQTVVVSTDSMFTLRAWGYQNGFEFPLLSDFWPHGGIAKAFGVFDESAGTAIRGTFLIDPSGVLQWKMITPAGQRRDFSAYRQALGVLIGE from the coding sequence ATGTGCGATAAAACGCAGATACCTGAGATCGGTGAATACATCGCCGATTTCACTGCGCATGATCAGCATGGTGCCGTCGTCTCACTTGAGCGGTTGCGACGCCAGACCGCAGTTCTCGTTGTGTTCATTCCGTACGCCTTCTCTGGGATATGTCAGGGCGAACTAGACGAAATCCGTGACAATTACGAGCAGTTCCGATCCGAGCATGTGCAGACGGTTGTCGTCTCAACGGATTCGATGTTTACGCTGCGAGCTTGGGGTTACCAGAACGGATTCGAGTTTCCGCTCCTGTCAGATTTCTGGCCTCACGGGGGGATAGCTAAAGCTTTCGGGGTGTTTGATGAGTCTGCAGGCACGGCTATCCGAGGGACCTTCCTCATTGATCCCAGTGGCGTTTTGCAGTGGAAAATGATCACCCCGGCAGGGCAGCGACGAGACTTTTCTGCCTACAGGCAGGCGTTAGGGGTCCTCATCGGTGAGTAA
- a CDS encoding Nif3-like dinuclear metal center hexameric protein, which translates to MSVATLADVLTILENSYPAHTAQSWDKVGLVAGDHGQPIQRIHFAVDPTLDVVREAVTAGADLLVTHHPLLLRGIHSVATTTAKGTILTEAIVADLALFCAHTNADSAFPGVNTALAAACGLDPEATSPLSIEEGSPLGLVGDLPTPIRFDEFVTRLAEQLPRTAVGVRASGPAHGQVQRVALLGGAGDSLFNEVRAAKADVYVTSDLRHHPASEAREEAFGATPYLVDAGHYATEHLWLAEAAETLRSNLHTHGHVVDVYVSELVTDPWSFVIGAHGPCENPERM; encoded by the coding sequence ATGAGCGTTGCCACCCTGGCTGACGTGCTGACCATCCTCGAAAACTCCTACCCAGCCCACACTGCTCAGTCGTGGGACAAGGTTGGGCTCGTTGCCGGGGACCATGGTCAGCCGATTCAACGAATCCACTTCGCTGTTGATCCCACGCTCGACGTGGTTCGTGAAGCAGTCACCGCTGGCGCCGACCTTCTTGTGACACATCACCCGTTGCTGCTACGCGGAATCCATTCCGTAGCCACAACAACTGCCAAAGGCACCATCCTCACCGAAGCAATTGTCGCTGACCTGGCTCTTTTCTGCGCTCACACGAACGCCGACTCGGCATTCCCAGGCGTGAACACTGCTCTGGCAGCTGCGTGTGGTCTGGACCCAGAGGCCACCAGCCCCTTAAGCATCGAAGAAGGATCGCCACTAGGGCTAGTCGGTGACCTACCCACACCGATTCGCTTCGATGAATTCGTCACGCGGTTAGCTGAACAACTTCCACGCACCGCGGTGGGAGTGCGAGCCTCTGGGCCAGCGCACGGACAAGTGCAACGCGTGGCCCTGCTCGGCGGAGCTGGAGATTCCCTCTTTAACGAGGTCCGAGCCGCCAAAGCGGATGTATACGTCACCTCCGACCTACGCCATCACCCGGCAAGCGAAGCCCGCGAAGAAGCCTTCGGCGCCACGCCCTACCTCGTCGATGCTGGTCATTACGCCACCGAACACCTTTGGCTCGCAGAAGCAGCCGAAACTTTGCGATCCAACCTCCACACACACGGCCACGTTGTCGACGTGTACGTTAGTGAGCTTGTCACCGACCCGTGGAGCTTCGTTATTGGTGCCCACGGGCCGTGCGAAAATCCTGAGCGCATGTGA
- a CDS encoding zinc ribbon domain-containing protein: MNTDRTTMKADPGQQWKLLDLASLDTRTAQIAHRRANLPEAEAAAAALRTLEDLEAELVRARTDLSDTEREATKAAADVQIVIDRIKRTTARLDDGSASARELQNLQSELESLERRRSVLESERTVVDKRARVLRERVTDLEPREAEASAALTQARAAEKKARNDLDDAEHTISRSRQDFAEGVQSDLLSLYEKIRTSTGMGAAALTQRRCGGCNLELLGRDLQRVATAPLNEVVRCENCSRIIVRTSDSGL; the protein is encoded by the coding sequence GTGAACACAGATAGGACCACGATGAAGGCCGACCCCGGTCAGCAATGGAAACTGCTCGACCTCGCCTCGCTGGACACGCGCACTGCGCAGATAGCCCACCGACGCGCCAACCTGCCCGAGGCCGAAGCCGCCGCGGCCGCCCTGCGCACCCTGGAAGATCTCGAAGCCGAACTGGTGCGCGCACGCACAGACCTCAGTGACACTGAGCGCGAAGCAACCAAAGCCGCCGCTGATGTCCAAATCGTCATCGACCGCATCAAACGCACCACCGCTCGCCTTGACGATGGCTCTGCCTCTGCCCGCGAACTGCAGAACCTGCAGTCCGAACTCGAATCCCTCGAACGGCGCCGTTCTGTCCTGGAAAGCGAACGAACCGTAGTAGACAAACGTGCACGAGTACTACGCGAACGTGTCACCGACCTGGAACCACGCGAAGCCGAAGCCAGCGCAGCTCTGACCCAGGCCCGCGCCGCGGAAAAGAAAGCCCGCAACGACCTCGACGATGCTGAGCACACCATCTCGCGCTCACGTCAAGACTTCGCAGAAGGGGTCCAGAGCGACCTGCTGTCCCTCTACGAAAAAATCCGGACAAGCACAGGCATGGGAGCCGCAGCGCTGACACAACGCCGCTGCGGTGGATGCAACCTGGAACTGCTTGGCCGTGACCTGCAACGCGTGGCCACTGCGCCTTTGAACGAGGTTGTCCGCTGCGAAAACTGCAGTCGCATCATTGTTCGCACCAGCGACTCCGGCCTGTGA
- a CDS encoding histidine phosphatase family protein → MHTAPDLDAPTRLWLVRHGTTAHTMCGRISGRGGIDPDLDANGADQAARVAAALHREIKEPDVQVVSSSLRRAHTTAHVIAAAANTDVVCRPAWDEQDMGDWDGLTWSEIKARGADAAAVRCGNTQSAPGGENFAQLCTRVHQDWEDIITTARSLVIITHRGPLDALLVKLLGIDRSTAALFDIAPCSITRIRAWRDGGVAIDTIGEKAHLLNH, encoded by the coding sequence ATGCACACAGCCCCTGACCTTGATGCACCCACCCGACTATGGCTTGTACGTCATGGCACAACCGCACACACGATGTGTGGCCGCATCTCAGGCAGGGGTGGCATCGACCCCGATCTTGACGCCAACGGAGCAGACCAAGCCGCACGCGTCGCAGCAGCATTACACCGCGAAATAAAAGAACCCGACGTACAGGTTGTGAGCAGTTCACTGCGGCGTGCACACACAACAGCCCACGTGATCGCCGCAGCAGCCAACACAGACGTTGTCTGCCGCCCTGCGTGGGATGAACAAGACATGGGCGACTGGGATGGCCTCACCTGGTCTGAGATCAAGGCTCGCGGAGCAGACGCAGCAGCCGTCCGATGCGGGAACACCCAAAGCGCCCCCGGTGGAGAAAATTTCGCGCAGCTGTGCACACGCGTACACCAGGACTGGGAAGACATCATCACTACAGCCCGGTCTCTGGTCATCATCACGCACCGCGGCCCCTTAGATGCCCTCCTGGTCAAGCTGCTCGGAATCGACCGCAGCACCGCGGCACTCTTTGACATCGCACCGTGCTCAATCACCCGGATCCGCGCGTGGCGTGATGGAGGCGTAGCAATCGACACAATCGGCGAAAAAGCACACCTGCTCAACCACTGA
- the ptsP gene encoding phosphoenolpyruvate--protein phosphotransferase produces MTETHRILTGIGVSAGTASGPVVTVRPAPGFDADEPPTTDVAEATRAVREALEATAAGLEARVAHAAESARPVLEATAMMARDPGLAAGIEGKLATGSGLTRAVHDAVADYITMFESLGGYMAERTSDLRDVRDRVICRLRGLNEPGIPELVRPCILVAADLAPAETATLTPGTVLGIVTSEGGPTSHTAILAAQLGIPAVVQVKGVLDVSDGTEIALDGGVGEVIISPTLEEQTQLAERATRRARALEGSRGPGATMDDHKVALLANIGTIEDARSAAEQDLEGSGLFRTEFLFLERDCAPTLEEQTATYTDVFTAFGDRRVVVRTLDAGADKPLAFADLGEEENPALGRRGLRLSMARVDLLETQLQALAAAHRATGADVHVMAPMVATVDEAEWFAKRARAHGLPSVGIMVEIPAAALRARHMFEVVDFVSIGTNDLSQYTLAADRMQGELSSLLDPWQPALLELVARTCEAGLASGKKTGVCGEAGGDPLMALVLVGLGVTSLSMAPGRVKAVRAALRMHQLHECRHMAESALQARSAAEARQAVLELVSPALHDLL; encoded by the coding sequence ATGACTGAGACACACCGCATCCTTACCGGGATCGGCGTGTCGGCAGGAACCGCCTCGGGGCCGGTCGTCACCGTACGACCGGCCCCCGGTTTTGATGCCGATGAGCCTCCCACCACTGACGTTGCTGAAGCCACTCGCGCAGTGCGGGAAGCACTCGAAGCAACAGCAGCTGGGTTGGAAGCACGCGTAGCCCACGCCGCTGAAAGCGCCCGCCCTGTCCTGGAAGCTACGGCGATGATGGCCCGCGACCCTGGCCTGGCCGCCGGTATCGAGGGCAAGCTCGCAACTGGTAGTGGCCTTACTCGCGCTGTTCACGACGCTGTGGCCGACTACATCACCATGTTCGAAAGCCTGGGCGGCTACATGGCAGAGCGCACCTCAGACTTGCGTGATGTTCGGGATCGGGTGATCTGCCGGCTGCGCGGTTTAAACGAACCTGGTATTCCCGAGCTGGTTCGCCCCTGCATACTTGTTGCCGCAGATTTGGCTCCTGCCGAAACCGCCACCCTCACCCCCGGAACTGTGTTGGGGATTGTCACTTCTGAGGGCGGCCCGACCAGCCACACAGCGATCTTGGCTGCGCAGCTGGGCATCCCTGCCGTAGTGCAGGTCAAAGGCGTGTTGGATGTCAGTGACGGCACGGAAATCGCCCTCGATGGTGGAGTAGGAGAAGTCATCATCTCCCCCACGTTGGAGGAGCAGACCCAGCTCGCTGAGCGCGCTACCCGCCGTGCACGAGCTCTGGAGGGCTCCCGAGGCCCGGGCGCAACGATGGATGACCATAAAGTTGCCCTTCTCGCCAACATCGGCACGATCGAGGACGCACGTTCTGCCGCGGAGCAGGACCTTGAGGGCTCTGGCCTTTTCCGTACGGAGTTCTTGTTCCTTGAGCGTGACTGCGCTCCCACATTGGAGGAGCAGACCGCTACGTACACCGATGTGTTCACCGCTTTCGGTGACCGCCGTGTTGTGGTCCGCACGCTCGACGCGGGCGCAGACAAGCCGCTTGCGTTTGCTGACCTCGGTGAAGAAGAGAACCCTGCGCTAGGTCGGCGAGGTCTGCGGTTGTCGATGGCGCGTGTGGACCTGCTGGAAACACAGTTGCAGGCTTTGGCTGCCGCTCACCGCGCTACCGGGGCTGACGTGCATGTCATGGCTCCCATGGTGGCCACGGTGGATGAGGCTGAATGGTTCGCCAAGCGGGCACGAGCTCATGGGTTGCCCAGCGTTGGCATCATGGTTGAAATTCCTGCGGCTGCTCTTCGGGCTCGCCACATGTTTGAGGTTGTCGACTTTGTCAGTATCGGCACCAACGACTTGTCGCAGTACACCCTTGCCGCTGACCGCATGCAGGGAGAGCTTTCTTCTCTTCTTGACCCGTGGCAGCCAGCATTGCTGGAACTGGTGGCGCGCACCTGTGAAGCCGGTTTGGCAAGCGGTAAGAAGACAGGTGTTTGTGGTGAGGCCGGCGGTGACCCGTTGATGGCTTTGGTTTTGGTTGGGCTTGGTGTCACGAGCTTGTCGATGGCCCCGGGCCGGGTGAAGGCCGTGCGGGCTGCGCTGCGCATGCATCAGCTGCACGAGTGCCGTCACATGGCTGAGTCGGCTTTGCAGGCCCGTAGCGCCGCTGAGGCGCGTCAGGCTGTGCTGGAGCTTGTCTCGCCCGCGCTGCACGATTTGCTCTGA